The genomic DNA GGAAATCCAACTATCTGCCCATGGCGCCAAGTGTAGACCTGGTGTTGGAAGGTCCAGGGGGTACATGTGTGAGTGATTATTCCAGGAACAGGTGAAGGAAAAGCCATGCCAAGACCAGCAATCTAGAGTAAGAAAGGGAAGGGGAATAGAATATAAGTCATAGAGAGGTATGTGTATATGATAAGTAGGTCATACATGAAGATAAAGTTGCTTTTATTGATGAGGGGGGCACAGGTGGGAGGTGTGACACACCTTAAGCTGAGGAAATAGGTTTAACACAAGCATGCAAATGCTACTAGAAGTAGATACTAGGTTGAAATTTTTACGTATGATACTGTTCCTTCTGTACAAGTAAAATTACATTATGAATATAAGTAATGTGTGTAAGTTGCATTGGAGGTCCAGACTAGTAAAATACCACAACGTGCACATTACCTCAACAGTTGGGTGATGCCAAAGAGTGGTGCAACTATGGTTTCCATTAACCCTTCAAGGCACAATAAAGTACCAGGCTGGTAACTTACCAGAGGACCAAATTAGTTTGATGGGAAATAAATGCTTAAGTGAATAGCCTGGGATATTCTTAAGAATGTGGAAACAACAAATTGTTTTTTAGTGCTTACACTCAAATTGTTACTAATAGACAGCTCTTTTTGTCACCTTCATGTCTTTTAGCAGATACCTTCTCTTGGGGAATACCATTCTCCACGTGTATCATTATTAcaaaaattcttattttcaatTTAACTTCTTGGAGCAGAGATGTAGTTTATAGTTCCTCAATGCACCTGCCCCAAGCCCGAAAGTTCTCCCTTGTTCTGGGCCAGAATGTCTGTGGTCTCCTTTTATAGAACCTCTCACTTCCTTTATGAGGCCCCAGAGTGACCCTGACTGAAAGGCTGGTCTATAAGCTTGGGAATATGGGAGATTTAACAATATTCTGTTTATTTGGCATCAGTCAGTAGACcacctttatttctgttttttgagggAATGAGGATGAGAATGAGGAGGTTGAGGAAGCTATAGGAAGTGAGAATATCATTTATCTTGGACAAGGGTCTGAAAAGGGGTTAAGAAACCTGTTGAGGTTCATGATATGCTATTTCATTTCTGGGATAGAAAGGCAAACTATTGTAGGAAGTTTTGAGTACATATTAGAGTTTTCTAGATAGAAAAGAATGAGTTTGAGGATGTAGTATGTTCAGAACTCTTACTTTATGCCTGACAATAAAGTTAAAATGTGAGGGCTTGGTATGCATGTGTCAGATAgggtggactgaccatccctgttTGCCTGGGATTGAGGAATTTCCTGAGACATGAACTCTGCTAAAAATGGGACAGTCCCAGGCACACTGGGATGGTGGCTCACTCTTGTGCTATACTCTGTGGTGTATACGTCACATGTATTGTCACTTAATATTCCCAACAATCCACGATATATACCATATTCTAGGTTACATAGCTATTAGTGACAGAGGTAGGACTTGAACTCAGTTCTCGCAGTTAATTATTTACCTATTTTGACTCTCCAAGAGTGGTGAGAGATGTAACCTTTGTAAAAGTTTATTTTGACCCAAGATAGGAGAGGGTTGGAATGGATTTGTGGTGAAATCTTTGTCTTGGTAGGTTCATCCTGATAAAAATCATCATCCCCGGGCTGAGGAGGCCTTCAAAGTTTTGCGGGCAGCTTGGGACATTGTCAGCAATCCTGAAAGGCGAAAGGAATACGAGATGTAAGTTGAAGATGGGTAATTGTCAGGTGGGGTGAATGAATAATCTTCAATAGCAGATGTCCCTGGACTTGTGGATAGAGGCTCTCTGAGGCAGAGAACTGAAGTTGCTTGTCTTTCTAGTTGGCCAGAGGCCTCAAGAGGCCAATAGATCTGTTTCCTTTTGTCCCTTGCTCAATACTGTGATTTACAAAGCCTTTCTTCTCTCAGGAAACGAATGGCAGAGAATGAGCTGAGCCGGTCAGTGAATGAGTTTCTGTCCAAGCTGCAAGATGACCTCAAAGAGGCAATGAATACTATGATGTGCAGCCGATGCCAGGGAAAGCATAGGTATGAAACAGGACAGGAATGGGACAGCCACAGTGTAGGGACTGGGTAGCCAAAGACCTTCTGTGTGTTACTGGTGCTGTGGGGTACAGAATGTAAGACCCTGAGAAAAAGACCTCTGCCATATTGTCAAGAGACTGGGGTTTTGAATTagcagtaagaaaaaaagaaagtatttttagCTTTAATATGGAAAGTTGAGGGCACAGTGTCTGTAGGCATATGGAATAAATGTAAGTATGGAGCTAGTTTTTAATGTTTCATCCTGTCAGCAATGGTGAGACATGGCAGTGCCCTAGGCTTGACAGATTATCAAGGAATTAtccttttcagcaattatttcttcaaagacactttctatccctttttttctctattcttctggtagccctataatgtgaatattgttccgtttggattggtcacacattctcttaatattctttcattcctggagatccttttatttctctctgcctcagcttctctgtattcctgttctctgatttctattccattaacagtctcttacacctcatccagtctgctcttaagtccttccagagattgtttcgtttctgtaatctccctccctacttgctcctttagctcttgcatatttctctgcaggtccatcagcatggttatgacctttattttgaattctttttcaggaagattggttatatctgtctccccaggccctctcttgggggttgtctgggtgattctggactgaaccaaattcttctgcttttcatggcaatagagatagtcgtaggcaggtggcgtgtgtgtcagctgggagaacaaagtcccctcctgcttgctggttgccctccccctctccactgcttgtgtcagttacctgcacaccaggagcagccctcagggtagcccagagccctatGGGGAGTGGCAGGAGGTCTGgttgtgctctcctgcgagaatggcacTCCTTTGCactgtcccagcttcctctgcctgtgcctagCAGCCACACACTGGCAGCGGCTGCCCCTGGGTCTGGCTTGGGCGGCTGcacgctgggaggagactctgggcggctgctgtgggcacggccactctcaggctgctctgctGCTGTGGTGGGGCCGCACCATAgggggaatgaacggcaggctgtttattgccatgaggggcttcagagctgtgctgccttccagggggctggggcgcccaaagctcctcagaattcccagcctgttgggctgagtgtgccgggaagATTCCGTCAAGCTGTGaatgaagcccctgtccctttaagactttcaaaaagcactcgcttttcttttgtcccaggggagctggctggggAGCGGGGGTATGGGACCCGCTTGCCAATTTTACTTTTCCAGTTCCTTAATATCCAGCCCacaatgcaatgtgtgtctgcactcccggtgcggattactagggctgggtatttagcagtcctgcacttccactccctcccggctctgattcctttcctcctgccagtgagctggggtgggaggagcacTTGAGTCCTGCCGAGTcacgacttgtatcttacccccttcgtgagatgctgagttctcacagatgtagatatagTCTGGgcgttgtactgtatcctcttgtctctcttttaggcatagttgtatttgttgtatttccaaaagtatatgtggttttgggaggagatttctgctgccctactcacaccatcATTTGGCTCCTGATTCCAAGGAATTATCCTTTTGTTGGGTTGCAGGAGGTTTGAAATGGATCGGGAAGCTAAGAGTGCCAGATACTGTGCTGAGTGTAATAGGCTGCATCCTGCTGAGGAAGGAGACTTTTGGGCAGAGTCCAGTATGTTGGGCCTCAAGATCACCTACTTTGCACTGATGGATGGAAAGGTGTATGACATCACAGGTACACTGTCCTCTAGAAATATGGGCTCATATATACACAAAACTGTGGTATTTTGGCTAATTATTTCTGTGCTTTCAGAGTGGGCTGGATGCCAGCGTGTAGGCATCTCCCCAGATACCCACAGGGTCCCCTATCACATCTCATTTGGTTCTCGGATCCCAGGCACCAGTGGACGGCAGAGGTAGGTGGTATTGCCTTCTATAATCTACCCTTTTAGTTCTGAATGTGGGTTCAGATGACATGCTGTTTAGGACACCTAGATGTCTCACCATTTATTAAGTTTGCAGCTGAGTCAGTCTGTCTTTAAAACATGGGTCTTATGGGTAGCCAAAAGGTATCTCTTgcctcattatttcttcttttttcttcaaagagcCACCTCAGATGCCCCTCCTGCTGACTTTCAGGATTTTTTGAGTCGGATCTTTCAAGTACCCCCAGGCCAGATGTCCAATGGGAACTTCTTTGCAGCTCCTCAGCCTGGCCCTGGGGCCACTGCAGCCTCCAAGCCCAACAGCACAGTACCCAAGGGAGAAGCCAAACCCAAGCGGCGGAAGAAAGTGAGGAGGCCCTTCCAACGTTGACaccccttcttttctttccttaaatcaATGCCAGGGAGTCAAAAGGGCTGTGTACAGCACAGGATGGAGtttgacttgtttatttttaaatatttaaaaaagggaaaaatttaaACTCAGATTGTTAACTCAGTACTTGTAGGAAGTCCTGGAAGCACTCTCCCTCCTCCATCAGCACCCAGAAACCGAATCTTGTCTTCTGACAATACCAAAGAAAAGGGGATGGCTAGAGCAAAGGACCTCGGGCCTGGGCTGGACAGCATCTCCCATAGTAGTGTGGGAACTGGGTATTTCCCTTGGGTCTGTATGCCTTTGTCTTgtcttctgctgctttttttcaaCGACAGGTCTGCCTGATTTTCTTGACCCATTTCAGGAGGGAGCCTCCTCCTTTCCTCGAATATACTAGTTAAAAGAACAAGAAAGCATCTAGTCCTAAATGTAGGACATACGTTATAGTTCAGTGTGGGAACTCTTGAGTTTTTCCTCTTTCAGCTTGTGGGTGATCACCCAACTTCTTGCTTGTTGCTGCAGGATCGCCAAAACTAATACTTTTTAAACAGTAGACTCATGCCCGCTGCCCTGGGTTGAGGGGGAAGGATAAAGGGGCTTCTGGCAGCCCCCTTATGATCCAAGGGTTTGTATTTTTTTACGtttattcatatttgtatgtacatATCTATTTAAAGCCAGGGGATTTTCTTTCTATAAATACACAACTGGCAACCTGTATCTTCCCTCTCTTCATTGCCCCTATGGATGGAGccctttttctcattggagaatcTTTTTTCCTAAGTGTTATCTGAGAGTGAAAGGGCACCTCCTACTGGACCAAGGAAGAGGGGATAAAAAATACCTTAGAGAAGTTTTGTGTAGTAAAtcacttccatttttttcccccagcctTATGAAGACATTTCCCTATCCTTTTTGCTGACCAAACTGTAGCCATATCTGAAAAAGATTATCTTTATTATGAGGAAAATACACAGCAAAACAGACTTGGAAGGTGATGGGAATGGAAAAACTTGCTCCAAATAAGTTACCCAAACATGGCTTTTTGCTGTGGAGGAGGTGATTTAGCCCTTACCTCACCTGCCTTTCCTGATTAAAAGAAACGTGCTCCTAGTAGGCCTGGGCGCATGGAGTTCCATCTTCCAATATGTTCTCTTCCTGGAAGTTTGGGAAGGGTGATACAACCCTTTGTTCCAATGTAATCCCCAGGTCCATCCCTCAGTATTTGATGTCGAAAAGAACCCCATGGAATTGGGGCAGCTTAGGCAGCAGTACGCTGAGCAGTGAGGCTGTGTTGATGAGGAAGTGAGCAGAGTCATACTTAGTGTAGAAGCTGGCCAGGAGGTAGCTGGAGAGAGAAGAAGTAGGTTGAAGTTGGTTGGCCTTGGCTCTCCCTATGTGTGTATTCATGCCTCTCCAGGGACTTTACCTTCTATTTTAAATGACCAATTGTACTGCATGAATCCTAGGATATCTGAAAATTTTCCAGCTATATTAACAGTATATACTTTGGGGTTGGGGAGAAAATCAGATAGTACCTTTAACTAACTTATGTTAGTTGTGTGTTTCTAAATTGTTAATGACGTGGCAAATGGCAGCTGAAGCAGTTTCGGCCTGTATGACTGTTGGAATCCTCTTTGCTTCCACTCCCCACAGTCAAGTTTTCACAGCTTTACATCAGTTCTGCTTTTGGAAATGTAAAGTCACTTCATTTTActtagcattttattttctcagtccCTTTTCCCTTCCCCTACCATCAAGGAGACAGCAAGAAATGCTTGAGTAgtgtcttctattttttattgcttCCCACCTAGACTTAGACCTCATATACCATAGTGTCTTCAAAGGGTCTAAGTAAatagtttgcttttttaaagCTTCCCCTGTGGACCTTTGTACCTGCCTCTTGGAACATCCCTTAAGTCTCCCCTGGACTCAGAGGACAATAGGAGAGATGCTGAGGAATTTGCGGGAAGAGGTAAATTGGAGCCCATAGTCCATCTGTTCCCAGTGTGTCAGTAGCCGAGCCTTTCCTTGGTCAGGAGTCTCAAAGGGTGTCCCTTTCACTCTTTGTAGGAAGACATACATAGTCTGGGAGGAGAGAAGGGGGCAGCGTGAGGGTACAAAAAGGAGTCATTCAGCTCAAGAGTTATGCTAAGATCCCCAAAGGAAGACATAAATTCCcaaataattgattttatttttggttgGGAAAGACCTGGGCAGGTGTAAGGGCATGGTTTAGTGCTCACCAAGTTATGGATGACGTTGGTTAGGGTCCAGACAACAGGAATGCTGAAGAAGGGGATGCTGAGTAAAACCACATGCAGCAGTTCTACCAAGATGATGTAGGCCAGCCAGACACCACGACTATTCATCACTCATGTGTTGGGGTTTACCTCGCTGTGTGCCACCCCAACATTCATCCTACCGTAACGGGGGATCAGGCAGGAGTCCAACTCAGTTTCCTCTCCACTCATATTCAAGTTTGTTCCCTCCAGTTGTCTCATGAATAGCTAAAATCCCCCTGAATTCTATCTCCAATCATGCACAAAGGAAAAACTacttgggagaaaaaaaaggcaaaaagaatcCTCTCCACATCTTAAGAATGGTAGTATTTACTCTGATCTTTACACTTTAACACTTGAAGGAGTAAGCCTAGGCTTGGCGGCACTTACCTTAGCAGCAAGGGAAATCGACGTACCTCACTTTACTTGACTCAAGAAGTAAATAAGGAATTATTAGGGGGTCACATACACCCGGAATTCCGTAAGAGAGTCATAGGAAACAAGGAACCACTAAAAAGGGGTGGGGGTAAAGCTATTACTGATGTCCACCTTTTCCTCGGGGGCTTGCTCATCCTTGTCTCTCACCCCCTTGGCCAAGTAGTCAGCATCCCAATCCTCCTCTCAAACGAGGAGAGCTGCAAGAACCTTGTTCTGGGATTTTTAGACTGAGGAGAGCTGAGCTCTGCGTTTTGAGAGAAGGGAGTTCTAAGACTGACTCCAGGGGCGGTTCTGATCTTCTGAACTTGGCCCTTTAAAATCGTGCTAGCTCTAAAGCTGACACCTAGTTAGAAAGCAGTATTTGCTCACCCTTTCTACCTAAAAATGCCTTAAACCCTAGTATTGAGCCCACCCACCCCCGTTCCTCCCAGCTTCCTACTCTGTTCATCGGTTCTTCTCCGGGCTCTCTTCAGAGCGTCTCTCTCCGTATTTAAGCCGCCGCCACTCCCGTCTCACGCCGTCGCCTCCGAACACTTTACCCAACACCCCATTCCAGTGTCCCGGCAGCCCCTACCTGCCACCTTGGGAAGCCCGTCCGGCTTAGGGAGCGACGCTCGCCTCCACACCTGCGGTCTCCCGGAAGCAGCCGCCCTCGTCCCCCTGCGCTCTCCTTATTGGAGGAACAGGATCAGTGCTGCCCTGCCATTGGTTGGCGGTCTGCAGTGGAGACGCACAATTGGCCGCCACTTCTGTCCGGAAGGTGTAGAAGGAGGCTTTCTCCCGGCCCCACCTTCTGAGAGAGGTGGGGAAAGTTGTGGGAGAGACGCCAGCTCCTGCCTAATGGGGAGAGTTGGTGGTTCGAGGTGCGAGTAAGAGTGACGACGATTGGTCAGCCCTGGCTGCCTGGGCCTGGGCGGGAGCTCCCGGCGGCGGAGGCCGCGGGTGGGGGCCGAGTGGAGTGGAGGGGCAGCAAGATGGCGGCGGAGACAGTGGAGCTCCATAAACTGAAGGTACCGTGAGCGGGGTGGGGGCTCAGTTGGACTTTTCTAGGAACTTAGGTCCGCTGGGAGGCTTGCAGCTTTTCCTACGTGTTCATCTTGCATGCTTTTCTACTTCGTTTTCCGGCTCCTGCTGTAGTACTTTCCTTTTGTGCTTCCCTTCTTCCTTACTACGCCTTTCCTGATTTCCTATTTCTCCACGGTTTCCCTGAATCTTGTTATTTCGGCTCCCTTCCTAGCCGTTATATCGTCCGTCACTTCCCCACCTGGTTGTGTAAGTGCCTTCCCTTGATTCCCTTCTCGTTTCTCTTCGTCAGAGCTGCATTACATCAGTGGTCCCCTCATCTGCCCCACGCCGAGCCCAGGACCCCTCATGCTTCGCTGAGTTGATGCTCTCCTATCTTGTCTAGAGCTGAGAGTCCCGTTAGCAGATGGCGACACCATTGTGTGTTTCTCTCAATCTAGGTCTCATACATAATCCAGAAAATGCTTCCGCTCTTTTTAAGTGGGTCTACGCCCCCGGGGCGAACTTTGAAACCTGAGCAGAGACCTCTTAAGATAGAGGCCTTCCCTTGGAAGCCTGGGGGTTAGGAGACTTTAAGAGtaagtaaagacacagatatTTCGAATTTAAAAGTTTTTCAAGTTTTCTCTCGTGGTTCCCCGTCCTCcagcctcctctccctgcctccccgaaTTTAAGCTCTACCGCCAGAGAGACAAGTCACCCGCAGCTTGGAAAAACATTTCCAAGCTTAGGCTTAGCCCTGTCCCATTTCATATCGCAAATGGACCCTGCATCTCTTGGTGTCACCACTGGGTGACACTCTCAATCACAGAAGCTGTTTTAAATTGTGGCGCTTGGGAATTTTGTAGCTTTCTCACATTTAGGTTATTATTTTCATGGAAGAAAAGAGTGGTTTCTTTTAGGGTGAATTAAGAACGTATCTTGATTAGTTGTCCATTTCTGGTTCATAAGTAGTTTGTGGTCTTTGGTCACATCATCCTGGGAACCTTGAACGAACCAGGCTGATTGAGCTGAAGCTGAAAACTGATCCTTTAAATGTTGATGagcttaaaataagtaagtaaataaataaacctcaAGGAGAGTAAGGGTAAGGAGAGGTCCTTAGTCAGTTATTAGTTGACACCAGTTAGCCTTTCTGTGCAAGCTGGTGGAGCTCTTACTCTTGGATTCTAATGGGTTTTGTGTTAACTGGAGCTACTGTGGGCTTGGTGGTATTGAAATGAGTAGATTAGATCAGTggtcaagtaaaaaaaaaaaagggcaaccatctccattatatgtatacttaatttatattaaTTGTGTTACTGTATGTTATAAACCATACACAGGAAAGTAATTTTTGAATGgagataaaaaagaaacataactGGAAGATTGAATATTTCCTTCCTATTAGTCCCATTTTTGAAACCCCTGGAATAAGTCACCAGCCTTATTTGTGACTTGTTTTAACAGATTCTATATTGGCTTATGGACTTCCTTCTTCCATAAAACCTGCATTTTTTCAGGTCTATACTAAATTTGATTTTGATTGCATAAAGTCCTCTGACCTGATCTCAGGTATTACAGTTTAAGAGAACATGAGGCACTCCTCACAACTTAAAAGGATTCACTCTTGTAATCACATTTGCTTGTCTTTGCTTTTTCTCTAGAGTACTTAACCTTTTAGAGGTCACAGATACCTTTGAAACTCTGATGAAAGGTACGGACCCTTTTCCCAGGAAAAGGCACGTGTACGTACTTTGCATGTGATTTGAGGGGGCTTCATAAAATTACTTTGTAGCCCTGAGGATTCCATGGACTTCTGGTTAAGAGCCCATGCCTTTAATTCTGACTTCCAAGATAGTGTTTGTTTCATCTGTGATGATGGAGTGATCCTGACTTTTTGGTTttatctccttttaaaaaattctttccatATTTATAAAGAGAATTTGGGACTTCAGTATGGGATCTCAGAAGAAAGGAACAAGTTTCAACATAGGAAGGAAAAATATCTATCTGAATTGATATGTAAGTACACATCACAACTGCAAATTTCTGAAGATTTTGTAGAAATGCAGTCATTCTAATACAGTTGAAAAGAGAAACTGAGTTGTGGGTGAAAATGTGTTGAACTGGTAATAGTACCAAATTTCCAATCAATGGTGAGAAAGAGGACTACTGCAGAGGAGAGATTGAGAAGGGTGTACACAGCCAGAGTGTTGAGAACAGCGAGACTTTTGCACATATATATTGGTGGTAGACGGCAGTTTGGACAGGAAAGTAGGTGAACTGTGTGACTGTAAAAGAAGATTGGAGTGATACTGAAAAGGGCCTTTTAAGTTGTGTAAGGCATATAGTTTTTCTCACATAGGCAGAAAGTGGGGAGCCTTTGGAAATTTGGAAGGAGCTGCTGTGCCAGTTAGATTTTTATTACAGTAGCACTGCCCTGTGTAAAGCCTTTTAACTATATCCCTACCAATCTCTCCAGCTTAGTTTCTTAAACTCTAAACATAGTGGCTTTATTTCTTTCCTCTGAATTACTGTGTTCATATTCGTACACTTACATAGCATTTACTGTGTGGCAAGCCTTGGTCAAAAGTATTTATATACTTCAACtgatttaattctcacagtaatCCCATCAGGTAAATGCctctattatccccatttcaaaatgagaaaaaagtggAAGCTGAGATAGATCAACTGAGTAAGTTGCCCTAGGTTTCAAAGCTAAGAAGTGGTAGCTGAAATGCAAGTCATCTGTCTCCAGAATTCATGTTCAGCACTGCCTCTCTTTTTACCTCAGAACCCAGAATCTTTATTCGTACTTCTGGTGGCAGTGCTCCTGCCAGCCCTGTCCTCTTCACCTCTGTCAAATTAACTGCTAGTTGCCCTTCAGATACCAAACATGATTTACCCAAGGAACTCTTTATGATAGGTTCTTCCTATCCACACCCATGGTCAAACCACTTTCTTATGTGCTGTCATAGGAccctgtacttaaaaaaaaaatcagttaaacaTTATGTATATGATCATTGATTGCCTTGTTTCTGTACTAGATCGCAAACTCCATGTGGGCAagaattctttctgttttgtttatgatTATTTTCTTGTACCTAAAATAATGCTTGCTGTGTAATAGGTACTCAAAAACTATTCATCAAGTGAACAAACTTAATAAGACCTGAAAAAAGGTAGTACCTATTAAAATGGGACTGAATCTGAAAGAAATTTGGAATTTTGAAGTCATTTAGATATGGGAGGAATGAAAGATGACTTAAAGGTTTGAGTAGTGATACCTTTAGTCTAggttgaaaggaagaaaaacagccaGTTTTCTGTAGGAGAGAAGGTAACTTCAGTGTTGGGCGAAAGCATCTTTAGGACATGCACTTGGAGATGTTTAGTAGTCAGTTGGAAATGTGGGTCTTCTGCTCAGGAGCTGAGAGCTGATAATAAAGGTTTagaacttattaaaaaaaaaagtgcctacCATATGTCAGCTACTATAGGTGGTGGGGTTATAGTGGTGAACAAAGCAGACAATTCTTGCTGTCATGGAGCTTCTATTTTACTGGGGGAAggtacaataaataaaatttatatagtaTGTTGAATAATGATAATGGTctgtagaaaaaaaataggaaagggGGTAGAGAGTACAGTGGAAAGAAGGGGATTTTAATTTTAACCAGGGTGACTGgggaaggcctcactgagaagcTGATGTTTAAGAAAAGATCTGAAGGAGGTGAAGGAGCGGAGGATTTTCGAATAGCAGAGTGACATGTTCTGACTTAAATTTGCAGATCACTGACTGCCTTGTTGAGGATAAAGTATAATTAGGTGCGGGGGCTGAAGAACAATAATCTGCAGAAGAGAAAGACCAGAAGGGATTAAGTTCTGGATATAGGTATTTTGAAGGTAACTGCAGGATTTGCCAATGATTGTATTCTGGAACATGAAAAAGCCTTTGATAAAAGTAGAATGAGGTGACCAAAGAAGGGATCTTAGTGGATATTGGTATTTACACAGTTGGGTGTGAGAAGAAATAGCAAGGAAGCTGAGGATGAGAGGTAAGAggaaagtgggaagagagaaagatagaagaaATCACAGGGCAGTGAATGGTTAGTGTCAAACGTATTATGTGGTACATTGATTGGTCCTTTCTCTGCAGGTGGATAGGTAGAATGGAAAATGCCTCACTGATactgaaaatgaaggaaattaatTTTTGAGTAGGGTACTGATATACAAGTTCACAATTCTAAAGGTAAAAAAATGCATATGGTATAGGGTTTTTACATTGTCCTCAACAAGCATCTTCCCAGATTCAGCCAGTGTTAACTGTTTCTTGTTCAGGCagcttatgtatgtatatacatcacATAGAGGGGGTATGCACATGCATTATTTTCTAGTATTAACATTAGTATCCTGTATACAGTagtgttctttaattttttaaaataatcttgaggtaaaattcacatatcACATAATAAACTCAACATGCCTTGCTTTTTAaatacattcttttaaaatactttaaagttaaatgcatattttaaatgaataagatTTAGTGTTTAATTTGTTCTTATTTGAGGGTTCAAAAGGTTTTTAATCTGCTATTGTAATTGTACTGAGATGAAATGTGCAAAAAGAAATGACTTCATTTTCAGCTGTTTTGTGTTATCATCTATTTGCCTTTTGAAATAATGTCCCAGTGTGAGAGTAATATAATAATTGAAGTAACATGATGGTGCTAAGAAGACAACTGAGTGAACCTGGGCTTAGGGACTGGGAACCAGTGGGGGCTGAGATTTCAGTGACCAAAGGCAGTGGCAAGGTCAGTGATCAGCAGTGGTGGATGCTGTCTGTGCTAAACAACCGGCTGTACCAATTTGTCTGCTCCAAGTCTAGATCAGACCGTTCTAGGTCAGCATCCTGTGCAAAAACTCCATATCCACCATCTGGAAGTTCCTTGTAAACTTTTGCCTGTATCTAGGCACAGTtttgggaaggaaagagaaaggaacaacTCTTTGAGAAAGTTGAACTTTGAATTGCCTACTtatttaccaaaaaaagttaCTTAAACCAGGGGAGAAAAGGAATGGAGGCTTTGGGGGAATATTAGGAGTTATAGGAAATAAAGAAGCTATATTGCTTTGTAAACAAATAACCAACACTCTCTAAATAGTATTACATACCTACACACATACTGCAGGTGATTTAAACTGTTACTTGATCTCTTAAGTGTCAGGGTTACATAAGACTTATTTTTCTCAATACATTCTA from Manis pentadactyla isolate mManPen7 chromosome 9, mManPen7.hap1, whole genome shotgun sequence includes the following:
- the ORMDL2 gene encoding LOW QUALITY PROTEIN: ORM1-like protein 2 (The sequence of the model RefSeq protein was modified relative to this genomic sequence to represent the inferred CDS: substituted 1 base at 1 genomic stop codon), yielding MRQLEGTNLNMSGEETELDSCLIPRYGRMNVGVAHSEVNPNTXVMNSRGVWLAYIILVELLHVVLLSIPFFSIPVVWTLTNVIHNLTMYVFLQRVKGTPFETPDQGKARLLTHWEQMDYGLQFTSSRKFLSISPIVL